One Henckelia pumila chloroplast, complete genome DNA window includes the following coding sequences:
- the rps7 gene encoding ribosomal protein S7: MSRRGTAEEKTAKSDPIYRNRLVNMLVNRILKHGKKSLAYQIIYRAMKKIQQKTETNPLSVLRQAIRGVTPDIAVKARRVGGSTHQVPIEIGSTQGKALAIRWLLAASRKRPGRNMAFKLSSELVDAAKGSGDAIRKKEETHKMAEANRAFAHFR; encoded by the coding sequence ATGTCACGTCGAGGTACTGCAGAAGAAAAAACAGCAAAATCCGATCCAATTTATCGTAATCGATTAGTTAACATGTTGGTTAACCGTATTCTGAAACACGGAAAAAAATCATTGGCTTATCAAATTATCTATCGAGCCATGAAAAAAATTCAACAAAAGACAGAAACAAATCCACTATCTGTTTTACGTCAAGCAATACGTGGAGTAACTCCCGATATAGCAGTAAAAGCAAGACGTGTAGGTGGATCGACTCATCAAGTTCCCATTGAAATAGGATCCACACAAGGAAAAGCACTTGCCATTCGTTGGTTATTAGCGGCATCCCGAAAACGTCCGGGTCGAAATATGGCTTTCAAATTAAGTTCCGAATTAGTGGATGCTGCCAAAGGGAGTGGCGATGCCATACGTAAAAAGGAAGAGACTCATAAAATGGCAGAGGCAAATAGAGCTTTTGCACATTTTCGTTAA
- the ndhB gene encoding NADH dehydrogenase subunit B: MIWHVQNENFILDSTRIFMKAFHLLLFDGSLIFPECILIFGLILLLMIDSTSDQKDIPWLYFISSTSLVMSITALLFRWREEPMISFSGNFQTNNFNEIFQFLILLCSTLCIPLSVEYIECTEMAITEFLLFVLTATLGGMFLCGANDLITIFVAPECFSLCSYLLSGYTKKDVRSNEATMKYLLMGGASSSILVHGFSWLYGLSGGEIELQEIVNGLINTQMYNSPGISIALIFITVGIGFKLSPAPFHQWTPDVYEDSPTPVVAFLSVTSKVAASASATRIFDIPFYFSSNEWHLLLEILAILSMILGNIIAITQTSMKRMLAYSSIGQIGYVIIGIIVGDSNDGYASMITYMLFYISMNLGTFACIVLFGLRTGTENIRDYAGLYTKDPFLALSLALCLLSLGGLPPLAGFFGKLYLFWCGWQAGLYSLVLIGLLTSVVSIYYYLKIIKLLMTGRNQEITPHVRNYRRSPLRSNNSIELSMIVCVIASTIPGISMNPIIAIAQDTLF; encoded by the exons ATGATCTGGCATGTACAGAATGAAAACTTCATTCTCGATTCTACGAGAATTTTTATGAAAGCCTTTCATTTGCTTCTCTTCGATGGAAGTTTGATTTTCCCAGAATGTATCCTAATTTTTGGCCTAATTCTTCTTCTGATGATCGATTCAACCTCTGATCAAAAAGATATACCTTGGTTATATTTCATCTCTTCAACAAGTTTAGTAATGAGCATAACAGCCCTATTGTTCCGATGGAGAGAAGAACCTATGATTAGCTTTTCGGGAAATTTCCAAACGAACAATTTCAACGAAATCTTTCAATTTCTTATTTTACTATGTTCAACTCTATGTATTCCTCTATCCGTAGAGTACATTGAATGTACAGAAATGGCTATAACAGAGTTTCTCTTATTCGTATTAACAGCTACTCTAGGAGGAATGTTTTTATGCGGTGCTAACGATTTAATAACTATCTTTGTAGCTCCAGAATGCTTCAGTTTATGCTCCTACCTATTATCTGGATATACCAAGAAAGATGTACGGTCTAATGAGGCTACTATGAAATATTTACTCATGGGTGGGGCAAGCTCTTCTATTCTGGTTCATGGTTTCTCTTGGCTATATGGTTTATCCGGGGGAGAGATCGAGCTTCAAGAAATAGTGAATGGTCTTATCAATACACAAATGTATAACTCCCCAGGAATTTCAATCGCGCTCATATTCATCACTGTAGGAATTGGGTTCAAGCTTTCCCCAGCCCCTTTTCATCAATGGACTCCTGACGTATACGAAG ACTCTCCCACTCCAGTCGTTGCTTTTCTTTCTGTTACTTCGAAAGTAGCTGCTTCAGCTTCAGCCACTCGAATTTTCGATATTCCTTTTTATTTCTCATCAAACGAATGGCATCTTCTTCTGGAAATCCTAGCTATTCTTAGCATGATATTGGGAAATATCATTGCTATTACTCAAACAAGCATGAAACGTATGCTTGCATATTCGTCCATAGGTCAAATCGGATATGTAATTATTGGAATAATTGTTGGAGACTCAAATGATGGATATGCAAGCATGATAACTTATATGCTGTTCTATATCTCCATGAATCTAGGAACTTTTGCTTGCATTGTATTATTTGGTCTACGTACCGGAACTGAGAACATTCGAGATTATGCAGGATTATACACGAAAGATCCCTTTTTGGCTCTCTCTTTAGCCCTATGTCTCTTATCCCTAGGAGGTCTTCCTCCACTAGCAGGTTTTTTCGGAAAACTCTATTTATTCTGGTGTGGATGGCAGGCAGGCCTATATTCCTTGGTTTTAATAGGACTCCTTACAAGTGTTGTTTCTATCTACTATTATCTAAAAATAATCAAGTTATTAATGACTGGACGAAACCAAGAAATCACCCCTCACGTGCGAAATTATAGAAGATCTCCTTTAAGATCAAACAATTCCATCGAATTGAGTATGATTGTATGTGTGATAGCAT